One genomic segment of Hemibagrus wyckioides isolate EC202008001 linkage group LG08, SWU_Hwy_1.0, whole genome shotgun sequence includes these proteins:
- the LOC131357980 gene encoding serine/threonine-protein kinase pim-1-like, whose amino-acid sequence MLQVGEAAGYCQSHKVFHRDIKAENLLFNSDTLDIKLIDFGCGDLWQDTPYVEYAGTPDFWPPEWIQQQQYYADHATIWSLGILLYSLVCGEMPFSNEEEIVAGSLNFIPGLSEACRHLINWCLEQDPTKRPSLKQISKHGWFTEALQVSQMMNRPCWIRQSAPNKL is encoded by the exons atGCTGCAGGTGGGCGAGGCTGCCGGCTACTGCCAAAGTCACAAGGTTTTCCACCGTGACATCAAGGCGGAAAACCTTCTGTTCAACTCCGACACCCTGGACATAAAATTGATCGATTTTGGCTGTGGTGATTTGTGGCAGGACACGCCCTACGTGGAATATGCAG GAACCCCAGATTTTTGGCCTCCAGAATGGATCCAGCAACAACAGTACTACGCCGACCATGCTACCATCTGGAGTCTGGGCATTCTCCTATACAGCTTAGTCTGTGGAGAAATGCCCTTCAGTAATGAGGAGGAAATTGTTGCTGGGTCCCTCAATTTCATACCTGGCCTGTCTGAAG CCTGCCGCCATCTGATCAACTGGTGCTTAGAGCAAGATCCCACCAAAAGACCAAGCCTGAAGCAGATCAGTAAACATGGGTGGTTCACAGAAGCCCTTCAGGTTAGCCAG atGATGAATAGGCCATGTTGGATCAGACAATCAGCACCCAACAaattataa
- the LOC131358028 gene encoding uncharacterized protein LOC131358028 isoform X2 encodes MHSSNHIIKFADDTTVVGLISKNDESAYREEVQHLTAWCKVNNLSLNVDKTKEMVVDFRRAKSEHSPLNIDGSIVEIVKSTKFLGVHLAEDLTWSLNTSSITRKAQQRLYFLRRLRKAHLLPPILTTFYRGTIESILNSCIRRHLLHSLHPQS; translated from the coding sequence atgcacagctctaatcatatcatcaagttcgccgatgacacgaccgtggtgggtctcatcagcaagaacgacgagtcagcatatagagaggaggtgcaacatctaacagcctggtgtaaagtcaataacctgtctctgaacgtcgacaagactaaagagatggttgttgacttcaggagagcaaagagtgaacattctccactgaacattgatgggtccatcgtggagatcgtcaagagcaccaaattccttggtgtccacctggcagaggacctcacctggtcactcaacaccagctccatcaccaggaaagcccagcagcgtctctatttcctgcgaaggctgaggaaggctcatctcctacctcccatcctgaccaccttctacagagggaccatcgagagcatccttaACAGCTGCATCcgcagacatttactccactcgctgcatccgcaaagctaa
- the LOC131358028 gene encoding uncharacterized protein LOC131358028 isoform X1 — translation MWQGIQSITNYRPAPPACDSDASLPDVLNSFYARFEAQNDVTARKTSPSSEDQVLCLTTADVRKTLHRVNPRKAAGPDNNSGRVLRECAEQLVDVFTDIFNISPSSAVVPTCLKSTTIIPVPKKSPVSCLNDYRPVALTPINMKCFERLVMRHIKNLLPPSLDPMQFAYRPNRSTDDAITTTLHLALTHLDNKYTYLRMLFIDFSSAFNTIIPQHLI, via the coding sequence atgtggcaaggcatccagtccatcaccaactacaggccagctccacctgcctgtgacagtgatgcctcccttccagatgtgctgaacagcttctacgctcggttcGAGGCACAAAATGAcgtgacagcgaggaagaccagcCCTTCttcagaggaccaggtgctctgtctcaccacggctgatgtgaggaaaactctacacagagttaacccacggaaagctgctggaccagacaacaattctggcagagtgctcagggaatgtgcagaacagctagtagACGTCTTCacggacatcttcaacatctccccgAGCAGCGCCGTCGTCCCAACGTGCCTAAAGTCAACCACTATCATCCCCGTGCCGaaaaagtctccagtgtcctgtctcaatgactaccgtcccgttgcactcacacccatcaacatgaagtgcttcgagaggctcgtcatgagacacattaagaacctgctgcccCCGTcacttgaccccatgcagtttgcgtatcgtccaaatcgatccacagacgatgccatcaccacaaccctccatctggccctcacacacctggacaataaatacacttacctacgaatgctgttcattgacttcagttcagcattcaatacgatcattcctcagcacctgatctag